A genomic stretch from Apis cerana isolate GH-2021 linkage group LG9, AcerK_1.0, whole genome shotgun sequence includes:
- the LOC133666682 gene encoding LOW QUALITY PROTEIN: zinc finger protein 2-like (The sequence of the model RefSeq protein was modified relative to this genomic sequence to represent the inferred CDS: inserted 2 bases in 1 codon) has protein sequence MTYHENKKIRCIAVEIISGFFFPATSKKLWLCFQCGKRYMWKDSLKKHLRVECGKEPTAKIDREEHRKSSIQEAAGDSQVHKMREGLSVGDLASKAPKARVRGRAETELPNLREKTPNKKGNRRRXKNFPKKRLLATMLLSQDVQQPQDNNEPLWNQLPYPGIRGYEASRSQRRKDSKDAGSKYACNRCGKTYKATTSLSRHKRLECGVIPCEVCPICDRRFKHRFVLNSHIVGCQRKLRHIIQKTDDSPVFTEERE, from the exons ATGACGTATCatgaaaataagaagattCGTTGTATAGCCGTCGAAATAATTTCTGGATTTTTCTTTCCAGCCACCTCGAAGAAATTATGGTTGTGCTTCCAGTGTGGCAAACGATACATGTGGAAAGACTCGTTGAAGAAGCACCTGAGAGTCGAGTGCGGCAAGGAGCCCAC CGCCAAGATTGACCGTGAAGAACATCGAAAATCTTCGATACAAGAGGCGGCCGGTGATTCACAAGTGCACAAGATGCGGGAAGGGTTATCAGTTGGAGACCTCGCTTCGAAGGCACCAAAGGCTCGAGTGCGGGGTCGAGCCGAGACAGAGCTGCCCAATTTGCGGGAAAAA ACACCAAATAAGAAAGGAAATCGacgacg taaaaatttcccaaagaaaa GGCTTTTGGCAACGATGCTGTTGTCGCAGGACGTACAGCAACCTCAGGACAATAACGAACCGTTATGGAATCAATTACCTTATCCCGGGATCCGAGGTTACGAGGCGAGCAGAAGTCAAAGGCGGAAAGATTCGAAGGATGCGGGTTCGAAATACGCTTGCAACAGGTGCGGGAAAACTTACAAGGCGACCACGTCTCTGAGCCGACACAAACGGCTCGAGTGCGGTGTCATACCTTGCGAAGTTTGCCCGATTTGCGACCGAAGATTCAAGCATCGTTTCGTATTGAACTCGCACATCGTTGGGTGCCAGAGAAAATTGCGGCACATTATACAGAAAACCGATGACTCGCCTGTATTCACCGAGGAACGGGAGTGA